In Cryptococcus neoformans var. neoformans JEC21 chromosome 5 sequence, one genomic interval encodes:
- a CDS encoding sphingosine N-acyltransferase, putative, with protein sequence MSQGHKHLHRRRASSVTVALDQIPLNHNRQSSPESAVKPLPGRRRPTEGDRYRSKGLWSDIKTGRWLLAPASSFKLSLIAPSLYLLHHLLSTYGIINHSQVPNVFEHFILPSNKLEDGRYGKSWWDFAFLAHYVIFCTFVRQFMTTRVLRPMARALGVKGQKIVRFTEQGYAIFYFGILGVYGLYVMRDLPIWWFKTEHFWLEYPHREMTSHLKTYYLLQASYWLQQTIIMIAKIEKPRKDYKELVAHHIVTLWLIGWSYTVYLTYIGVAIFITMDVSDLFLGLAKCVNYVSEFYSVPLFAWFTIVWTYMRHYLNIVILHSVWTQFDLIPFPDRTTFDPWNDRWIDWWMKWQIFIPIFLLQLLNLVWYFLILRILARAVFLNDRKDERSDDEDDVEGDEAKEE encoded by the exons ATGTCCCAAGGACATAAACATCTTCACCGAAGGCGGGCGTCCAGCGTGACTGTGGCCCTCGA CCAGATACCTCTCAACCACAACCGGCAATCTTCACCCGAATCTGCAGTGAAACCTTTACCCGGCCGCCGACGTCCAACAGAAGGTGATCGGTATCGATCGAAAGGACTGTGGAGCGATATCAAGACTGGTAGATGGCTCTTGGCTCCCG cctcttccttcaagCTTTCTCTTATCGCTCCATCCCTTTATCTGCTGCACCATCTCTTAAGCACATACGGTATCATCAACCACTCGCAAGTGCCAAATGTATTTGAGCACTTTATCTTGCCTTCAAACAAattggaagatgggaggTACGGTAAATCATGGTGGGATTTCGCTTTCCTGGCACACTATGTGATCTTTTGCACATT CGTGAGACAGTTTATGACGACCCGGGTCTTACGGCCAATGGCCAGGGCCCTAGGAGTAAAAGGTCAAAAGATTGTACGGTTCACTGAGC AGGGGTATGCCATCTTCTACTTTGGAATCCTTGGAGTGTACGGTCTT TATGTCATGCGCGATCTTCCCATCTGGT GGTTTAAGACAGAGCATTTCTGGTTAGAATATCCTCACCGGGAGATGACCTCCCATCTCAAAACTTATTATCTCCTCCAAGCGTCATATTGGCTCCAGCAGACGATCATTATGATTGCCAAGATTGAAAAGCCGAGAAAGGATTACAAGGAGCTTGTGGCACAT CATATCGTTACTCTTTGGCTCATTGGATGGAGTTACACAGTCTAT CTGACCTACATTGGTGTGGCGATTTTCATCACCATGGATGTGTCAGACCTATTCCTTGGT CTTGCCAAATGCGTCAACTATGTTTCAGAATTCTATTCTGTCCCCTTGTTCGCGTGGTTCACCATCGTCTGGAC GTATATGAGACACTATCTAaacatcgtcatcctccactCCGTCTGGACCCAATTTGAcctcatccccttcccgGACCGAACGACATTTGATCCCTGGAACGACCGATGGATCGATTGGTGGATGAAGTGGCAGATCTTCATCCCGATCTTTTTGTTGCAGTTGCTCAACTTGGTTTGGTATTTTCTCATCTTGAGGATCCTGGCAAGAGCAGTGTTTTTGAATGATaggaaggatgaaaggtcggatgatgaagatgatgttgaaggggatgaagcaaaggaagaatga
- a CDS encoding hst4 protein, putative: MTVQVHLSTPGAGPSSAAASSFATPAVDVEDTLRQVVARLRMAKRIVVVSGAGVSTGAAIPDFRSASGLFSGKTKGGHSVKDLFHVRCLAHPTLLAKHHELITSLSSLSTAAPPTPFHTYLSSLDNEGRLLRCYTQNIDGLEEKTGLAVGIPSNKRKSPKAKGKENAPSLLSISDTPETSLEPPEPRVIPLHGLLSTLHCTLCHTKLPLSPHLPLPPTSVPCPTCELASSIRSALSERSRKSGTLRASVVLYGEEHPEGESIGKSVSKDLKGVDMLLVCGTSLSVPGVKRVVKEMAKSAKSKGRGKGKQGQDVKTVFVNEEPPSKGSEWDGIFDIWVQGDVQKFVKDYLQNPDFASTPTKSSPKKVSPSATTKPSTPKRTPNTPNKRKLPTTYLPPTPVSLEKDNSSTGSPQVYATPTKPQSANASAYAGMGVPPTPPLTDEIRPTKRMKVERREREVSPTPTRKDEVSLPPSVEIRG; encoded by the exons ATGACCGTTCAAGTTCACCTCTCAACCCCTGGGGCTGGCCCCTCTTCCGCTGCTGCCTCGTCCTTCGCTACTCCCGCCGTTGATGTAGAGGACACGCTCCGTCAAGTCGTGGCTCGTCTTCGAATGGCAAAGCGCATCGTGGTTGTATCAG GCGCTGGCGTCTCCACAGGTGCTGCTATCCCAGACTTTCGTTCCGCATCTGGGCTTTTCAGCGGAAAGACCAAGGGTGGCCATTCGGTCAAGGACCTCTTTCACGTCCGCTGTCTTGCT CACCCGACGCTTCTTGCAAAACATCACGAGCTCATAACTTCTCTTTCGTCCCTTTCCACAGCCGCGCCGCCCACTCCCTTTCACACCTACTTGTCTTCCCTTGATAATGAAGGTCGTCTTCTCCGTTGTTATACCCAGAACATTGATGGACTAGAAGAAAAGACAGGCTTAGCTGTGGGTATCCCGTCAAACAAGAGAAAATCACCAAAAgcaaagggcaaggaaaaTGCCCCTTCCCTTTTATCTATATCAGATACACCCGAAACGTCCCTTGAACCCCCCGAGCCTCGTGTTATCCCTCTACACGGTCTTCTTTCCACGCTCCACTGTACCTTATGCCACACCAAACTCCCACTTTctccccatctcccttTACCGCCGACTTCCGTCCCATGTCCCACTTGCGAGCTTGCATCTTCCATCCGCTCAGCCCTTTCGGAACGATCACGGAAAAGCGGTACACTGCGCGCGAGCGTCGTGCTCTATGGCGAAGAGCATCCAGAAGGGGAATCGATTGGCAAATCGGTTAGCAAGGACTTGAAAGGAGTGGACATGCTCCTTGTCTGTGGTACAAGCCTCAGTGTACCGGGCGTAAAAAGGGTTGTTAAGGAGATGGCGAAATCAGCGAAATcgaaagggagaggaaaaggaaagcaGGGGCAAGATGTGAAGACGGTGTTTGTGAACGAAGAACCACCCAGTAAAGGGAGTGAGTGGGACGGGATATTCGATATATGGGTTCAAGGAGATGTGCAAAAATTTGTGAAGGATTACCTCCAGAATCCAGATTTTGCTTCAACACCAACCAAGAGTTCACCAAAGAAGGTTTCCCCCTCTGCCACTACAAAACCATCCACACCAAAACGCACTCCAAACACTCCGAACAAAAGAAAACTCCCAACAACCTACCTCCCTCCAACTCCTGTTTCACTCGAAAAGGACAACTCCAGTACCGGATCTCCTCAAGTATACGCTACTCCGACCAAACCACAATCAGCAAATGCCTCTGCTTATGCTGGTATGGGTGTACCCCCTACACCGCCTTTGACAGATGAAATACGCCCGACTAAGAGAATGAAagtggagagaagggagagggaggtaTCGCCCACaccgacgaggaaggatgaAGTATCATTGCCACCCTCTGTGGAGATCCGGGGATAA
- a CDS encoding isoprenoid biosynthesis-related protein, putative has protein sequence MSSLNPEIDGHSYNRPDAGAQTPVDAKAARRARFEKVFDQIAEELLTYVKGEGMPKDAVEWYQKVLYHNTPGGKLNRGMSVVDTVEILKGRELSEEEYTNAAILGWCVELLQAYFLVADDIMDQSVTRRGQPCWYRVPNVGNIAINDAFMLEAAIYYLLKKHFRSQKYYVDLMELFLETTFQTELGQLVDLITAPEDHVDLNKFSLEKHHLIVVYKTAFYSFYLPVALAMHMSGVEDKAAFDLALKILLPLGEYFQVQDDYLDCYGKPEHIGKIGTDILDNKCSWNVNTALAHATPEQRKILDENYGRKDSTCEARVKELFSQTPISIPERFEKYEKESYEKINALIEQVDEEKTGLKKEVFRSFLAKVYKRSK, from the exons ATGTCCTCGCTCAACCCCGAAATTGACGGCCATTCCTACAACCGCCCGGACGCTGGAGCTCAGACTCCCGTTGACGCCAAGGCTGCGCGAAGGGCCCGTTTCGAAAAGGTCTTTGACCAGATTGCCGAGGAGCTTTTGACGTATGTCAAGGGTGAGGGTATGCCCAAGGATGCTGTAGAGTGGTACCAAAAG GTACTTTACCACAACACTCCCGGTG GCAAGCTCAACCGTGGTATGTCCGTCGTCGACACTGTCGAAATCCTCAAGGGCCGAGAACTATCTGAGGAAGAATACACCAATGCCGCTATCCTTGGATGGTGTGTAGAGCTC CTCCAAGCTTATTTCCTTGTCGCCGATGACATTATGGACCAGAGCGTTACCCGTCGAGGACAGCCCTGTTGGTACCGAGTG CCTAACGTCGGTAACATTGCTATTAACGACGCTTTCATGCTTGAAGCCGCCATCTATTACCTCCTCAAGAAACACTTCAGGAGCCAAAAGTACTATGTCGACTTGATGGAACTCTTCCTAGAGACTACCTTCCAAACTGAGCTCGGCCAGTTGGTCGACCTCATTACCGCGCCTGAAGACCACGTCGACTTGAACAAATTCTCTCTCGAGAA GCACCACCTCATTGTCGTTTACAAGACTGCTTTCTACTCTTTCTACCTCCCCGTCGCTCTTGCCATGCACATG TCCGGTGTTGAGGACAAGGCTGCTTTCGATCTCGCCCTCAaaatccttctccccctcgGCGAGTACTTCCAGGTTCAGGACGACTATCTCGATTGCTACGGCAAGCCCGAGCACATTGGCAAGATTGGTACTGATATCCTC GACAACAAGTGCTCTTGGAACGTCAACACCGCCCTCGCTCACGCTACCCCTGAACAGCGTAAGATCCTCGATGAAAACTATGGCCGAAAGGACAGCACCTGCGAAGCTCGCGTCAAGGAGCTTTTCTCTCAAACACCTATCTCTATCCCTGAGCGATTCGAAAAGTACGAGAAGGAAAGCTACGAGAAGATCAATGCTTTGATCGAGCAAGTCGACGAGGAAAAAACtggtttgaagaaggaagtgtTCAGGAGTTTTTTGGCCAAGGTGTACAAGAGGTCAAAGTAG